A genomic region of uncultured Roseibium sp. contains the following coding sequences:
- a CDS encoding diguanylate cyclase — MRSATGRQIKVWIYGLAALLIAMSAASLTFIAHLAWVEADRRSLESEKLRFAGNLDTYTQMIAIDQFDLAQWDDTFTALQAPPDRAFIKEQLVLDLWETFDLERTFVVATDGTLIAQAVEDHTRFPEKKTEAAPILRQLAERTRVAFDERKRRSNSAFADWYLPQSVLLDVSISEFAIVDGQPALLVAVPVLPDYGDVDATNDYPAVLINAVYVDETMVAELNETLSYRDLRYIAGEPERDHPTNQLIRAADGTVMGYFSWDQEKPGQQIWLMALPLILLMTVIISTVAFAAAAKISRLSSQLEESERKNHHFANHDTLTGLPNRHHFSDRLAYSIDSLPDKGFALFACDLDRFKPINDAYGHEAGDMVLCVVADRFKRQFSEDSVVCRIGGDEFIVLVTKYESANELEGIAESLRTSMSVPIEIGGGNSVQIGVSVGIATAPECGLNDKDLIRLADLALYRAKENGRNTVEFASPRYLHTDSMDGATATHSKAS, encoded by the coding sequence GTGAGATCCGCGACCGGGCGTCAGATCAAGGTATGGATCTACGGCCTGGCGGCACTCCTGATCGCGATGTCTGCCGCGTCCCTGACATTCATTGCCCATCTTGCCTGGGTCGAAGCGGACCGGCGCTCGCTTGAAAGCGAAAAGCTCCGCTTTGCCGGTAACCTCGACACCTATACGCAAATGATCGCAATCGACCAATTCGACCTGGCTCAATGGGACGATACCTTCACCGCCCTCCAGGCCCCACCGGATCGCGCGTTCATCAAGGAGCAGCTTGTTCTCGATCTTTGGGAAACGTTCGATCTGGAAAGAACCTTCGTCGTGGCTACCGACGGCACGCTGATCGCCCAGGCCGTTGAGGATCACACCCGGTTTCCGGAAAAGAAAACGGAGGCTGCGCCTATCCTTCGCCAGCTGGCCGAACGCACGCGGGTGGCTTTCGACGAGCGAAAACGGCGATCGAACTCCGCATTCGCCGACTGGTACCTGCCCCAGTCGGTCCTGCTGGACGTATCGATTTCCGAGTTTGCGATCGTCGACGGGCAGCCTGCGCTTCTGGTCGCGGTCCCGGTCCTGCCGGACTACGGCGATGTGGATGCCACAAACGATTACCCGGCTGTTCTCATCAATGCCGTCTATGTCGATGAGACCATGGTCGCCGAGCTGAATGAAACCCTCAGCTATCGCGATTTGCGCTACATTGCCGGCGAACCGGAGCGCGACCATCCGACCAATCAGCTGATCCGGGCGGCCGACGGTACGGTGATGGGTTACTTCAGTTGGGACCAGGAAAAACCCGGCCAACAGATCTGGCTCATGGCGTTGCCGCTCATCCTGCTGATGACGGTGATCATTTCGACCGTTGCCTTCGCCGCCGCCGCAAAGATCAGCCGACTGTCGTCGCAGCTTGAGGAGAGCGAGCGCAAGAACCATCATTTCGCGAACCACGATACGCTCACCGGGCTGCCAAACCGGCACCACTTTTCCGACCGTCTGGCCTATTCGATCGATAGTCTTCCCGACAAGGGATTTGCGCTGTTCGCGTGCGATCTCGACCGGTTCAAACCGATCAACGACGCTTATGGCCACGAAGCAGGTGACATGGTCCTGTGCGTCGTCGCCGACCGCTTCAAACGTCAATTCAGCGAAGATTCCGTTGTCTGCCGGATCGGGGGAGACGAATTCATCGTCCTTGTGACGAAATATGAAAGCGCGAACGAGCTTGAGGGAATTGCCGAAAGCTTGCGGACATCCATGTCCGTTCCGATCGAAATCGGCGGCGGAAACAGCGTCCAGATCGGCGTCAGCGTCGGCATCGCCACGGCGCCCGAATGCGGGTTGAACGACAAGGACCTGATCCGGCTGGCGGACCTGGCCCTTTACCGGGCCAAGGAAAACGGCCGCAACACGGTCGAGTTTGCGTCGCCGCGCTACCTGCACACGGACAGCATGGACGGCGCAACAGCCACGCATTCCAAGGCAAGTTAG
- a CDS encoding gamma-glutamylcyclotransferase family protein has product MTITYFGYGSLVNADTIPASATVTPGKLRGWVREWRVCGMGEDGQGRCALSVREAPGSEIRGVMVREPRSRLKDLEKREKRYRKVEAVGGAFRCDAEQANGPHDLFVFVGAAEHNRWGTETHPILQSYLDCVLAGFFSLWGEEGIEHFLDTTDGWHVPVLRDRHKPAYPRAVALPERLREMIDAAIASRNLTYIDPPLRSR; this is encoded by the coding sequence ATGACGATCACATATTTTGGATATGGCTCTCTCGTCAATGCCGACACGATCCCGGCCAGTGCAACGGTCACGCCAGGCAAACTTCGTGGCTGGGTCCGCGAGTGGCGTGTCTGCGGTATGGGCGAGGATGGACAGGGGCGCTGTGCCTTGAGCGTGCGCGAAGCCCCGGGCAGCGAGATAAGAGGCGTGATGGTGCGCGAACCCCGCTCACGCCTGAAGGATCTGGAAAAGCGGGAAAAGAGATACCGCAAGGTGGAAGCCGTGGGCGGCGCGTTCCGGTGCGATGCGGAGCAGGCAAACGGGCCGCACGATCTTTTCGTCTTCGTGGGCGCGGCAGAACACAATCGCTGGGGTACGGAAACGCATCCGATCCTGCAAAGCTATCTGGATTGTGTGCTGGCAGGCTTTTTCAGCCTGTGGGGCGAAGAGGGGATCGAGCACTTTCTCGATACCACCGACGGATGGCATGTTCCGGTGCTCCGCGACCGGCACAAACCTGCCTATCCGCGCGCGGTTGCTCTGCCGGAACGCCTGCGCGAGATGATCGATGCGGCCATCGCGTCAAGAAACCTGACATACATCGATCCACCGTTGCGCAGCCGCTGA
- a CDS encoding 3-deoxy-7-phosphoheptulonate synthase class II translates to MAEKWSPETWRSKPILQVPEYPDQEALADVEQRLSTYPPLVFAGEARALKQQLADVAAGNGFLLQGGDCAESFAEHHPDHIRDFFRVFLQMAVVLTYAASQPVVKVGRIAGQFAKPRSSNFETKNDVELPSYRGDIINDINFGSDSRIPDPSRMAMAYRQSAATLNLLRAFAQGGFANLDQVHQWMLGFITDSPQGHRYKELADRITEALAFMRACGISSENVPQMRGTDFFTSHEALLLGYEEALTRVDSTSGEWYATSGHMLWIGDRTRQPDHAHVEFFRGIKNPIGLKCGPSLTPDGLLELIDILNPENEPGRLTLIARFGSEKVFEHLPQLVRAVEREGKSVIWSCDPMHGNTITAGGYKTRPFDRILKEVESFFEVHRAEGTHAGGVHVEMTGRNVTECTGGAHALTAEQLGDRYHTHCDPRLNADQALELAFLIAENLKKERDGRQAAPIAASA, encoded by the coding sequence ATGGCGGAGAAGTGGAGCCCGGAGACTTGGAGATCGAAGCCGATCTTGCAGGTTCCGGAATACCCGGATCAAGAGGCTTTGGCGGATGTTGAGCAGCGCCTGTCGACGTATCCGCCGCTGGTTTTTGCAGGTGAAGCGCGCGCGCTGAAGCAGCAGCTTGCCGACGTTGCAGCCGGCAACGGTTTTCTTCTCCAGGGCGGCGACTGCGCCGAGAGTTTTGCCGAACACCATCCGGATCACATCCGCGACTTTTTCCGCGTGTTCCTGCAGATGGCCGTCGTGCTCACCTATGCCGCAAGCCAGCCGGTGGTGAAGGTCGGACGCATTGCCGGGCAATTCGCCAAGCCGCGGTCTTCCAACTTTGAAACGAAGAATGATGTCGAGCTGCCGAGCTACCGCGGTGACATCATCAACGACATCAACTTCGGTTCCGACAGCCGGATCCCGGATCCGAGCCGCATGGCGATGGCCTATCGCCAGTCCGCCGCAACGCTGAACCTTCTGCGTGCCTTTGCGCAGGGCGGTTTCGCGAACCTGGACCAGGTGCATCAGTGGATGCTCGGTTTCATCACCGACAGCCCGCAGGGCCACCGTTACAAGGAACTGGCCGACCGCATTACCGAAGCGCTTGCCTTCATGCGGGCCTGCGGCATCAGCTCGGAAAACGTGCCGCAAATGCGCGGCACCGATTTTTTCACCAGCCACGAGGCACTGCTTCTGGGCTACGAAGAGGCGCTGACGCGCGTCGATTCCACGTCCGGCGAATGGTACGCCACGTCCGGTCACATGCTCTGGATCGGCGACAGGACGCGCCAGCCGGACCACGCGCATGTCGAATTCTTCCGTGGCATCAAGAACCCGATCGGCCTGAAGTGCGGTCCGTCGCTCACGCCGGACGGCCTGCTTGAGCTGATCGACATTCTCAACCCGGAAAATGAACCCGGACGGCTGACGCTGATCGCCCGTTTCGGGTCGGAAAAGGTGTTTGAACACCTGCCGCAGCTTGTTCGTGCCGTGGAGCGCGAAGGCAAGTCGGTGATCTGGTCGTGCGACCCGATGCATGGCAACACGATCACGGCGGGCGGATACAAGACACGTCCGTTCGACCGCATCCTGAAGGAGGTCGAATCCTTCTTCGAAGTGCATCGCGCCGAGGGCACGCATGCAGGGGGTGTCCATGTCGAAATGACCGGTCGCAACGTGACCGAATGCACCGGAGGGGCGCACGCCCTGACCGCCGAACAGCTCGGCGATCGCTATCATACCCATTGCGACCCGCGCCTCAACGCCGACCAGGCTCTGGAACTGGCTTTCCTGATTGCGGAGAACCTCAAGAAGGAACGCGATGGCCGTCAGGCTGCACCGATTGCCGCAAGTGCCTAG
- a CDS encoding MFS transporter: MSYFAFLRDNARWLSASYLLATFSGFGQTFFISLSAGDLRAEFNLSHGDLGMLYMLATLGSALTLPYVGKSLDHFPAQKIAMVVVVSFALFCVALANAFAVWMVALAFYGLRLCGQGMMTHTSVTTAGRWFSAQRGRAVSIAMLGFPTAEAIFPFCFVLLSGVIGWRGAWYAAALVLVFVALPVLFWLLAKDRIPSKAEVASLKVEGRQWTRGEVFRDARFWLVSCGINAPAFIGTAILFHQVYLVELRGWSLEVFVSAFLFMAGGVVAASLVIGPLIDRFSARKLLPYTLLPLCVACFVLANVHAQAAAFVFLGLVGIGNGFNGTLVGSFWPEVYGTRHMGSIRAMAFSIMVFASAAGPFLVGWLIDIGVSLDVQVMGMGFYCLIFVLILSLMARAYRVRQEGAD, translated from the coding sequence ATGTCCTATTTTGCTTTCCTGCGTGACAATGCGCGCTGGCTGTCCGCGAGTTATTTGCTCGCCACGTTTTCCGGTTTCGGTCAGACGTTCTTCATTTCGCTGTCCGCCGGTGACCTGCGCGCAGAGTTCAACCTGAGCCACGGCGACCTGGGAATGCTCTACATGCTGGCAACCCTCGGCAGCGCCCTGACGCTTCCCTATGTCGGCAAGAGCCTCGATCATTTCCCGGCTCAGAAAATCGCGATGGTCGTCGTCGTCAGCTTCGCCTTGTTTTGCGTCGCCCTGGCGAATGCCTTCGCCGTCTGGATGGTTGCGCTGGCCTTCTACGGCTTGCGGCTGTGCGGCCAGGGCATGATGACCCATACGTCTGTTACCACGGCAGGTCGGTGGTTTTCAGCGCAGCGGGGCAGGGCGGTCTCCATCGCCATGCTGGGCTTTCCGACGGCTGAGGCGATCTTCCCGTTTTGTTTTGTTCTGTTGAGTGGCGTGATCGGCTGGCGCGGCGCCTGGTATGCCGCCGCGCTTGTGCTGGTCTTTGTCGCGCTTCCAGTCCTGTTCTGGCTACTGGCGAAGGATCGCATCCCGTCAAAGGCGGAAGTCGCTTCGCTCAAGGTGGAGGGCCGGCAGTGGACGCGCGGCGAGGTGTTCCGCGATGCCCGGTTCTGGCTTGTGTCCTGCGGCATCAACGCGCCCGCGTTCATCGGCACGGCGATCCTGTTTCACCAGGTCTATCTGGTGGAACTGCGCGGCTGGTCGCTGGAAGTTTTCGTGAGCGCATTCCTGTTCATGGCCGGCGGCGTGGTCGCCGCCTCGCTGGTGATCGGTCCGCTGATCGACAGGTTCTCGGCAAGAAAACTGTTGCCCTATACGCTCCTGCCGCTGTGCGTTGCCTGCTTTGTCCTGGCAAATGTTCATGCGCAGGCCGCTGCCTTTGTCTTTCTCGGGCTTGTGGGCATCGGCAACGGCTTCAACGGAACGCTTGTCGGTTCCTTCTGGCCGGAAGTTTACGGCACGCGCCACATGGGTTCGATTCGCGCAATGGCCTTTTCCATCATGGTCTTCGCCTCGGCTGCTGGACCGTTTCTGGTTGGCTGGCTCATCGACATCGGCGTCTCGCTGGATGTCCAGGTCATGGGCATGGGTTTTTATTGCCTCATCTTCGTCCTGATCCTGTCCCTGATGGCACGCGCCTATCGCGTGCGGCAGGAGGGGGCGGACTGA
- a CDS encoding response regulator, whose product MREKWDLSRISCLIADDNPHMRTILRSVLTGFGIRSIFEASDGAEALELVVDRKPDVVLLDWVMNPFGGSEFLRILRGDRDPVISTIPVLVISAHANRATIMEAITIGVHGFVAKPIAPAILYRHIGEILERQDLHGRSKGINGLGSQKPTRKLNIADVQQPPGEPVADAEPPAEDDSGLALL is encoded by the coding sequence GTGCGCGAGAAGTGGGATCTGTCCAGAATTTCCTGCCTGATTGCAGATGACAATCCGCATATGCGTACGATCCTGCGCTCTGTTCTGACAGGGTTCGGTATTCGCTCGATCTTTGAGGCGAGCGATGGCGCGGAAGCGCTTGAGCTTGTCGTCGACCGGAAGCCGGATGTCGTCCTCCTGGATTGGGTCATGAACCCGTTCGGCGGAAGCGAATTCCTGCGGATCCTGCGCGGCGACCGGGATCCGGTGATTTCGACAATTCCCGTCCTCGTCATTTCCGCCCATGCCAACCGCGCGACGATCATGGAAGCCATCACGATCGGCGTCCATGGCTTCGTTGCCAAACCGATTGCCCCTGCCATCCTCTACCGGCACATCGGAGAGATCCTGGAACGGCAGGACCTGCACGGCCGCTCGAAGGGCATCAACGGTCTCGGTTCGCAGAAACCGACGCGCAAGCTCAACATTGCCGATGTCCAGCAGCCGCCGGGCGAACCGGTCGCGGATGCGGAGCCCCCTGCAGAAGACGACAGCGGTCTCGCGCTGCTCTGA
- a CDS encoding aminotransferase class V-fold PLP-dependent enzyme, with amino-acid sequence MIVPSLSNHDVAAMRDDTPGVGQLIHFNNAGTGLALKPALDAVKEHLDLEATLGGYEAASANSAAMDTFYTSLAALIGSKPHEIAYVENATRAWDMAFYGIDFREGDRIITGRAEYVSNYVAFLQMKRRKNIEIDLVEDDASGQIDLAALKAAITPKTRLVALTHIPTFSGLINPAEDVGEIARSAKLLYLLDACQSAGQIPLNVSDIGCHMLSGTGRKYLRGPRGTGFLYVSDDVLDQIEPPFIDLQSANWLDDNCYELVPHAMRFETWERYVAGQIGLGVAVSYAIGYGMERIGNRICALGAQLRTELSAVNGVTLHDKGARKGGIVTFTVDGETPAQTQARLSSARINVSVSKGTSAQIDLPHRGLESVVRASLHAFNTEDEVERFVKTLGNLA; translated from the coding sequence ATGATTGTTCCATCCCTTTCCAACCACGATGTCGCGGCGATGCGGGACGATACACCCGGTGTAGGGCAGCTGATCCATTTTAACAATGCCGGCACGGGGCTTGCCCTCAAGCCGGCCCTTGATGCCGTCAAGGAGCACCTCGATCTCGAGGCAACGCTCGGCGGCTATGAAGCGGCGAGTGCGAACAGCGCCGCGATGGACACGTTCTACACCAGCCTTGCCGCCCTGATCGGCAGCAAACCCCATGAAATCGCCTATGTCGAGAATGCAACGCGCGCCTGGGACATGGCCTTCTACGGCATCGACTTTCGCGAGGGTGACCGGATCATTACGGGACGCGCGGAATACGTTTCCAACTACGTCGCGTTTCTGCAGATGAAACGCCGCAAGAATATCGAGATCGATCTTGTCGAGGACGATGCAAGCGGCCAGATCGACCTTGCCGCGCTCAAGGCCGCGATCACCCCGAAGACGCGCCTCGTCGCCCTGACGCATATTCCGACCTTCTCCGGGCTTATAAATCCGGCTGAGGACGTCGGCGAAATCGCGCGCTCCGCAAAGCTCCTCTATCTTCTGGATGCCTGCCAGTCGGCGGGTCAGATCCCGCTGAATGTCAGCGACATCGGCTGCCACATGCTGTCGGGGACCGGACGCAAGTATCTTCGCGGGCCACGGGGCACGGGGTTCCTTTATGTCAGCGACGATGTTCTGGACCAGATCGAGCCGCCTTTCATCGACCTTCAGTCCGCCAACTGGCTGGACGACAACTGCTATGAACTCGTCCCGCATGCCATGCGCTTCGAAACCTGGGAGCGATACGTCGCGGGTCAGATCGGCCTTGGCGTCGCCGTCAGTTACGCCATCGGTTACGGCATGGAGCGCATCGGCAACCGGATCTGTGCGCTCGGAGCGCAACTTCGGACTGAACTGTCAGCGGTCAACGGTGTGACGCTTCACGACAAGGGAGCCCGCAAGGGCGGGATCGTTACCTTCACGGTCGACGGCGAAACACCTGCGCAGACCCAGGCCAGACTGTCTTCGGCGCGCATCAACGTCTCGGTCAGCAAGGGAACATCGGCGCAGATAGACCTGCCGCACAGAGGGCTTGAATCCGTTGTCCGGGCGTCTCTGCACGCGTTCAATACGGAGGATGAAGTAGAACGCTTCGTTAAGACTCTTGGCAATTTGGCCTGA
- a CDS encoding NAD+ synthase: MISDHFRLAVAQLNPTLGDVSGNAELVRVARKQAAEGGAHIMLSSELILSGYPPEDLVLKPAFVRKCMEAAEELAAETSDGGPAVVIGTPWQAEDGRVYNAVLLLDGGEVRAVRYKYDLPNYSVFDEKRVFSAGPLPGPVDFRGVRIGLPVCEDIWNDEVCECLEETGAELLLVPNGSPYWVNRAEERLQVVVSRVVETGLPLVYCNQVGGQDELVFDGGSFALQADRKLAFQMPQFETSLSFSDWRRDGESWTCETGDVVKLPDLDEANWRACVMGLGDYVDKNGFPGVVLGLSGGIDSAICAAMAVDALGADRVHAIMLPYRYTSEDSIADAAACASALGIRYDTVPIAEPVEGFRSALSGLFDGTEEDTTEENLQSRARGVILMAVSNKFGRMVMTTGNKSEMSVGYATLYGDMNGGYNPIKDLYKTQVYHLAEWRNANALPGLLGPEGEVIPSNIITKVPTAELRDNQTDQDSLPPYDVLDDILECLVEEEMSVSEIENRGHDRALIHRIEHLLYIAEYKRRQAPPGVKITDRNFGKDRRYPITNRFRDRT, from the coding sequence ATGATTTCCGATCACTTCAGACTGGCTGTCGCACAGCTCAATCCCACGCTCGGCGACGTTTCCGGGAACGCGGAGCTCGTTCGTGTGGCCAGAAAGCAGGCTGCGGAAGGCGGCGCGCACATCATGCTGTCCTCCGAGCTCATCCTGTCGGGATACCCGCCGGAAGATCTGGTTCTGAAACCCGCCTTTGTTCGCAAATGCATGGAGGCGGCCGAAGAGCTGGCTGCAGAGACGTCCGACGGCGGTCCGGCTGTCGTGATCGGGACGCCCTGGCAGGCCGAAGACGGCAGGGTGTACAACGCGGTGCTGCTGCTGGATGGCGGCGAGGTCCGCGCCGTCCGCTACAAGTACGACCTGCCCAATTACAGCGTCTTCGATGAGAAGCGGGTGTTCTCCGCCGGACCTCTGCCCGGGCCGGTCGACTTTCGCGGCGTCCGCATCGGTCTGCCGGTCTGCGAGGACATCTGGAACGACGAGGTGTGCGAGTGCCTGGAGGAAACGGGCGCGGAACTGCTTCTGGTTCCCAACGGGTCGCCCTACTGGGTCAACCGTGCGGAAGAACGGCTGCAGGTCGTGGTTTCACGGGTCGTTGAAACCGGATTGCCCCTTGTCTACTGCAACCAGGTCGGCGGGCAGGACGAACTCGTTTTCGACGGCGGGTCGTTCGCACTGCAGGCGGATCGTAAGCTTGCGTTCCAGATGCCGCAGTTCGAGACATCGCTTTCCTTCAGCGACTGGCGCCGGGACGGCGAAAGCTGGACGTGCGAAACGGGCGATGTGGTGAAGCTGCCCGACCTCGACGAAGCCAATTGGCGCGCCTGCGTCATGGGTCTTGGCGACTATGTCGACAAGAACGGGTTTCCGGGCGTCGTGCTCGGCCTCTCAGGCGGGATCGATAGCGCAATCTGCGCGGCCATGGCGGTTGATGCACTCGGTGCCGACCGGGTCCACGCGATCATGCTGCCTTACAGATACACCTCGGAGGATAGCATCGCGGACGCGGCCGCCTGCGCATCGGCGCTGGGCATCCGCTATGACACCGTTCCGATTGCCGAACCGGTGGAAGGCTTCAGGTCCGCGCTGAGCGGACTGTTCGATGGAACTGAAGAGGACACGACGGAGGAAAACCTGCAATCGCGCGCACGCGGCGTGATCCTGATGGCGGTCTCGAACAAGTTTGGCCGCATGGTCATGACCACGGGCAACAAGTCGGAAATGTCGGTTGGTTATGCGACCTTGTACGGGGACATGAACGGTGGCTACAACCCGATCAAGGATCTTTACAAGACACAGGTCTATCATCTCGCTGAGTGGCGGAATGCCAATGCGCTTCCGGGCCTGCTCGGGCCGGAAGGGGAAGTGATCCCGTCCAACATCATCACCAAGGTTCCTACCGCGGAACTGCGGGACAACCAGACGGACCAGGATTCCCTGCCGCCATATGACGTCCTCGACGACATTCTGGAATGTCTTGTCGAAGAGGAAATGTCCGTCAGCGAGATCGAGAATCGTGGCCATGACAGGGCTCTGATTCACAGGATCGAGCATTTGCTCTATATTGCCGAATACAAGCGGCGTCAGGCTCCTCCCGGCGTCAAGATAACGGATCGGAATTTCGGAAAAGACCGCCGTTACCCCATCACGAACCGGTTCCGGGATCGCACATAA
- a CDS encoding VIT1/CCC1 transporter family protein, protein MPSPRLEHSHRPDDIALRLAAKPQPSYLRDWIYGGIDGAVTTFAIVAGAVGAALSAKTILILGVANLLADGFSMAAANYSGTKSEEEDYARLLSIEEKHIDLVPDGEREEIRQIFGSKGFDGKDLDDLVRLVTSNRATWIETMMQAEYGLSSTARSPVKAALATFTAFLVCGSLPLLPFLFGSGSSEIQTTALTAFAFFLIGSIKSRWSAKSWVVSGLETTGIGLCAAGIAYLAGALLHGLIA, encoded by the coding sequence ATGCCATCTCCAAGACTGGAGCACAGCCACAGACCCGATGACATCGCCCTCAGGCTCGCGGCAAAACCGCAGCCCAGCTACCTCAGGGACTGGATCTACGGCGGGATCGACGGCGCCGTCACCACCTTTGCCATCGTCGCAGGCGCGGTCGGCGCTGCGCTTTCGGCAAAGACAATCCTGATCCTCGGCGTCGCCAACCTGCTGGCAGACGGTTTTTCCATGGCGGCGGCCAATTACAGCGGAACAAAGTCGGAGGAAGAAGACTACGCCCGCCTTCTGTCCATCGAGGAAAAGCATATCGACCTGGTGCCGGACGGCGAGCGGGAGGAGATCCGGCAGATCTTCGGGTCGAAGGGCTTCGATGGCAAGGACCTGGACGACCTCGTGCGGCTGGTCACGTCGAACAGGGCGACCTGGATCGAAACGATGATGCAGGCGGAGTACGGGCTCAGCTCCACGGCGCGGTCTCCGGTGAAGGCGGCCCTGGCGACCTTCACCGCGTTTCTTGTCTGCGGCAGCCTGCCGCTGCTGCCCTTTCTTTTCGGCTCCGGTTCATCGGAAATCCAGACCACCGCCCTGACGGCTTTCGCCTTTTTCCTCATCGGTTCCATCAAATCGCGCTGGTCGGCAAAGTCGTGGGTTGTCTCCGGACTGGAAACGACGGGCATCGGACTGTGCGCCGCCGGTATTGCCTATCTTGCCGGCGCCCTGCTCCACGGCCTCATCGCCTGA
- the gltX gene encoding glutamate--tRNA ligase codes for MTVTVRFAPSPTGHIHIGNSRPALFNWLFARKENGRFILRFDDTDLERSKAEYAESIEKDLRWLGIEPDVIERQSERVPSYDAAAQKLKDAGLLYPCYETPDELERRRSRQRALGRPPVYDRAGLKQSEEERAAFEAEGRIAHWRFVLPNHDGDPFETRRTDVTWYDLCRGSQSVDLASLSDPVLIRADGTYLYTLPSIVDDIDMGVTHVIRGEDHVANTGVQIAIFEALGAGAPVFGHHNLLTTRDGEGLSKRKGALSIGSLREAGLEAMSVASLAVLTGTSQAVEPLPDMKALIEKFDLSSVSRSSAKFDPEELKGLNARLVHDLPFEAVSDRLTEMEVGGGADFWETVRGNCEIVRDALLYWNVVTGPVASHVDEEDREFVVRARELFPEGDVTEQTWGTWTAALKSETGRKGRALFMPLRRALTGMDHGPDMKMLLPLIGRQNSLDRLP; via the coding sequence ATGACCGTCACTGTTCGTTTCGCGCCGTCACCCACCGGCCACATCCACATCGGCAACAGCCGTCCCGCGCTCTTCAACTGGCTTTTCGCCAGGAAGGAGAACGGCCGCTTCATCCTGCGTTTCGACGACACCGATCTGGAGCGGTCGAAAGCCGAATATGCGGAATCGATCGAGAAGGATCTGCGCTGGCTGGGCATCGAACCGGACGTGATCGAGCGCCAGTCGGAGCGGGTGCCGAGTTATGACGCAGCCGCGCAGAAACTGAAGGACGCCGGCCTTCTTTATCCCTGCTACGAAACGCCGGACGAACTGGAGCGCCGGCGCTCGCGTCAGCGCGCGCTGGGCAGGCCTCCGGTCTATGACCGCGCCGGACTGAAACAGTCCGAAGAAGAGCGGGCCGCCTTCGAAGCCGAAGGCCGCATAGCCCATTGGCGCTTCGTTCTGCCGAACCACGACGGCGATCCCTTTGAGACGAGGCGGACAGATGTCACGTGGTACGATCTCTGCCGGGGCAGCCAGTCCGTCGATCTCGCGTCGCTGTCCGACCCGGTGCTGATCCGCGCGGACGGAACATACCTCTACACGTTGCCGTCGATCGTCGATGATATCGACATGGGCGTGACACATGTGATCCGCGGCGAGGATCATGTTGCCAATACGGGTGTCCAGATCGCCATCTTCGAAGCACTTGGCGCCGGTGCCCCGGTTTTCGGCCATCACAACCTCCTGACGACGCGAGACGGCGAGGGGCTTTCAAAGCGCAAGGGAGCCCTGTCTATCGGATCGTTGAGAGAAGCTGGCCTTGAAGCGATGTCTGTCGCGTCATTGGCCGTCCTGACGGGAACCAGCCAGGCGGTAGAACCCCTTCCCGACATGAAGGCGCTGATCGAAAAGTTCGACCTGTCGAGCGTTTCCAGATCGTCGGCCAAGTTTGATCCCGAGGAACTCAAGGGCCTCAATGCCCGGCTGGTGCACGATCTGCCTTTTGAAGCCGTCAGCGATCGTCTGACTGAGATGGAGGTCGGTGGCGGCGCGGACTTCTGGGAAACGGTTCGCGGCAATTGCGAAATTGTCCGCGACGCACTGCTTTACTGGAATGTCGTGACGGGTCCCGTTGCCTCGCATGTCGACGAAGAAGACCGGGAATTCGTCGTGCGGGCGAGGGAATTGTTTCCCGAGGGCGATGTGACCGAGCAGACCTGGGGGACCTGGACGGCAGCCTTGAAATCGGAAACGGGCCGAAAGGGCCGGGCGCTGTTCATGCCCCTGCGCCGCGCTCTGACCGGCATGGATCACGGTCCGGACATGAAAATGCTGCTGCCCCTTATTGGGCGACAAAATAGTCTGGACCGACTACCCTGA